From the Oleiharenicola lentus genome, one window contains:
- a CDS encoding endonuclease/exonuclease/phosphatase family protein, with protein sequence MNTLRLPVLFLLLCAVAQAALKVATYNVENYTLANRMVDGVYRESYPKPENERVALTQVIGAIAPDVLAVQEMGTKSYLDEFQRELKAAGQDYPHTVVLDGPDANRHVAVLSKVPFKEVKPHADVPFTYFDQPAKVRRGALEVIIATDQGDVSIFVVHLKSKYTERKDDPESLLQRSLEAEAVRDLVLTRFPDPAQAKFLVVGDWNDTRSTRPVRALQKRGDLVVGELVRAADSRGHLWTHFFRREDQYSRIDYLMVSPGLKSHVVGNRATIHDGPGTVDASDHRPVWLTLDVQPKAGR encoded by the coding sequence ATGAATACGCTCCGCCTCCCGGTCCTGTTTCTCCTCCTCTGCGCCGTCGCGCAGGCGGCCCTCAAGGTCGCCACCTACAACGTCGAAAACTACACGCTTGCGAACCGCATGGTGGACGGCGTCTACCGTGAGTCCTATCCGAAACCCGAGAATGAGCGCGTCGCGCTCACCCAGGTGATCGGCGCCATCGCCCCCGACGTGCTCGCCGTGCAGGAGATGGGAACCAAGTCCTACCTGGACGAATTTCAGCGGGAGTTGAAAGCGGCCGGACAGGATTACCCGCACACCGTTGTGCTCGACGGTCCTGACGCTAACCGCCATGTGGCGGTGTTGTCGAAGGTGCCCTTCAAGGAGGTAAAGCCCCACGCGGACGTGCCCTTCACCTATTTCGACCAGCCGGCCAAGGTCCGGCGGGGCGCGCTGGAGGTGATCATTGCCACCGACCAGGGCGACGTTTCGATTTTCGTGGTCCACCTGAAGAGCAAATACACCGAGCGGAAGGACGATCCGGAATCCCTCCTCCAACGGTCGCTGGAGGCCGAGGCTGTGCGCGATCTGGTGCTGACCCGTTTCCCCGATCCGGCCCAGGCGAAGTTCCTCGTGGTCGGCGATTGGAACGACACCCGCAGCACCCGCCCGGTGCGCGCGCTGCAGAAACGCGGCGACCTGGTCGTGGGCGAGCTGGTGCGCGCCGCCGATTCGCGCGGACATCTCTGGACGCATTTCTTCAGGCGCGAGGACCAATACAGCCGCATCGACTACCTGATGGTTTCCCCCGGTTTGAAATCACATGTTGTCGGCAACCGCGCCACCATCCACGACGGCCCCGGCACCGTGGATGCGAGCGATCACCGCCCGGTCTGGCTCACCCTCGACGTTCAGCCCAAGGCGGGCCGCTGA
- a CDS encoding PIN domain-containing protein: protein MIPFEHIVLVDFENVPDVDFAGIEGKPVRVVLLIGTRQQRLDLALVRQIHRLNGQIELVEVGVAGRSAFDLALAYQLGLAVKEHPQAQFHIVSQAEDFEPLLRHLASRGMDVTRHVVFPSLYLPIPVRRDAPVVRLEKLIEQIRQGTVRPRKRSTLEHVIATFDGNDLTKEQVKVVLEQLIRQRVLLIDDRDKVGYP, encoded by the coding sequence ATGATCCCCTTCGAGCATATCGTCCTGGTGGATTTTGAAAACGTGCCGGACGTGGATTTTGCCGGCATAGAGGGCAAGCCCGTGCGGGTGGTGCTGCTGATCGGCACACGGCAGCAGCGTCTCGACTTGGCGCTGGTGCGGCAGATTCACCGCTTGAACGGGCAGATCGAGCTCGTCGAGGTGGGCGTGGCCGGGCGGAGTGCCTTCGACCTGGCCCTGGCCTACCAGCTCGGTCTGGCTGTGAAGGAGCACCCCCAGGCGCAGTTCCACATCGTTTCCCAGGCCGAGGATTTCGAGCCACTGCTCCGTCATCTGGCTTCGCGCGGCATGGACGTCACGCGGCATGTCGTTTTCCCCTCGCTCTATCTGCCGATTCCCGTGCGGCGCGATGCGCCGGTCGTGCGGTTGGAAAAACTGATCGAGCAGATCCGGCAGGGAACCGTGCGGCCGCGGAAGCGTTCGACGCTGGAGCATGTCATCGCAACCTTCGACGGCAACGATCTCACCAAGGAGCAGGTGAAGGTGGTGCTGGAGCAGCTGATCCGCCAACGCGTGCTGCTGATCGATGATCGGGACAAGGTGGGTTATCCGTAA